Part of the Pelmatolapia mariae isolate MD_Pm_ZW linkage group LG3_W, Pm_UMD_F_2, whole genome shotgun sequence genome is shown below.
tattaatttttttttgtttttcagagcagaagctgcatgaTATTAAAAGCTCATACATGCAGcagtctgtgagctcagttttttctcacacttctgctttgtttgttttgttggtttgaaaaacaaatttgtgatcatacttgtggatcacagtgacacGAAATGATTAGGCACATGATTTACTGATGCCTAGTTTTAGAGCTGGGAGCTATGAGCTGGGAGCTATGAGCTGTAAGCAATGCAAAGTTTTCCCAATTTAGAAGTTGTAACATGTGCGAGatatatgaattattttaaaacGAAAtagaaattgtccaaaatgccTTAAGAAAATATGTAGTGCTGCatctataaagaaaaaaaaagaagcattcagtaacttggAAATAGCTTTTCTACTTACATGTAGATGGAAGTGCAGGTTACATGAAAGCAGTTTTAACACAGGCATTTGGAGAAAAACGACGCCTGTTTGCATTTTACTTCTGTAAATTAGACTCTGTTGCGTCCGGCCTGCCCACATGTGTGCAAACCTGCGCGGCCGCAGCAGAGGCAGTAAAAAAGTCagctgacattgttttaggACACACTTTAATCATCAAAGTGCCCCATGCAGTGACTTCAATTTTAAATCTAAGCCAATTTGTCTTACCTGACACATGTGAGACAACTCTCAAATGTTGGACACTTATTGTCGCTATATGGAAAGTTCAACAAAGAGTTTGGTTAGTCtggagaaacaggaaatatgtgtgcctgtggtatgtctgtgacaggaaatcgtgtgtgtaacaggaactacatgcccataaaaggagctGACTGTGTCAAGGactcagacagacagagagacacacagacagtcagtatgtttttttccAGCAGTACATCATTTTGCAAGAATTTGGCAGAATAGAGGTATGATTACTTCTACTGGCAATCCAGTGCAACATGGAAATCTTTTAAAGGCACTATTGGAAGTGATAacattgccaaaacagttagcATTATGTAAATATGCTGCACACCAGAAAGACAACTCAGAGGTTACTAAAGGCAATAACTTCGCAGATCAAGCcgcaaaagcagcagcacaacaaactatagacacattaatgtctgaATCCGCAatgcaaataccacttgatgtGCTTAAAAACGAACAAAAAGCCGCACCAACTACAGAACAAAAGAAATGGTTAAAATGTGGAGCACAGCTAGAAAATGATTTGATGACTTGTGAGGCTAATCCAATACTACCAAAATCCCTacacaaaacagcagcattagtgacacaCGGTTCCACTCATGTGTCAACCGGAGGGAGATGGTAGATATAATCTCTAAACATTTCTTTACTCAAAATTTCGAAAATTCAGCAAAAGAATTTGTCAGAACATGCATGATTTGCTAAAAACATAATGCACAGGGAAACCTCAGACCAAAAAGAAGTAACTTTCCCACACCACCTCACCCATTTCATACCATTCACATGGATGTTATTGAGCTAAATGAAAGCCAAGGTTCAAAATACGCTCTAGTGATTATAGACGtgttctcaaaatggccagaaattTATCCTGTGAAAAAGGCAGATGCAATCTCTGTAGCAAAATGCCTATGCAACCATTTTGTTCCAATATATGGCAAAGTTGCtagaaaatacagaaactgTGTTGAACAACAAACTGCTGTGTGACTCTTCTCCAGTATCTTGCAGGTTGAAGgcaggtgattggatcctgataagggtgctccagaggaaaaattggagcTCACCCCGTTGGGAAGGACCCTACCAAGTACTCCTGACCACACCAACGGCctgcaaaatagcagaaagaCCGTCCTGGATCCATCAAAGCCACTGTAAAAGAGTGAGCGAGAGCATAGACTAACCAGACACTGACTTCCTTACCCTTGGGTGATTCGTCAGGTGAAGGAAGTGCCGATTGGGTATATCCCGCACTTTTTCTTCTTGCCTAGGTCCCCTGAGATGTGAGGTAAGCCAGGTAAACATGAAGTCGCTCCTAATCTCACTAACCCTGACAGTCCTAGTGGCAGGATGTCTCATCCTACTGAAGATGGATCCGAGGGAACGGACAAAGAAAGCTTGGACACATGACAACTCACACCTGGACAAGATGACGCAGGACCACAATCATCCCTGGATGAACAACGCGTGGTACAGATATGTATACAACCGCACGATAGAAAAGAACTGCTGTTTGCTCACACATGCCTGCAACTTCTGTCCATGCAACTATTTATGGGAAGGTTCTGTCACTTGAAACGAGCATATGCATTCACATGAAAGTCATAAATGGAACTTGTTCACATAGAGACATGTTTATAGTGAGAGCCCTAGCGTTTTCACTGCTGACCTACGATGTGAATAACCTAACAGCTACAAACTGGACGTGTGACGAAGCGCACTGGGTGAACGTGAACGTGTCAAACAAAAGAATAATGACATTTCCAGCCTTCTTGCAGAGTGAAGAATGTCACCCGATATGTTTCGACTTCTCATACGGAAGGACAAAACTTGGTCGAACCAAGAACTGCAGTATAGTCTGGAAGGACAATGCCGATGCAGCTATGACTTTTAAGCGTGGCACATACTGGGTCCAGGGGACAGCTTGGGTGTGTGGACCAAAAACGTACTACATGCTGCCCCCAAGGCAACAGACGACGGCGTTCAACTGACACCGGTCCAGAACCACACGATCGAATATGGGGTTCCGATGTCCCACAGGAATTCAAACTCTGGACCACTGGACAGAAAGTACTTCATGCCCTGTTTCCTTGGGTGGgcacagggaaaaaaatgcGCTGAGAATTGAAACCTTGAATTACAGATGTGAACTCTTCCTGAACGCTTCAtgcaaaataagacacaaaacGAGGAAATAGATGCTTTAAGAATCTCAGTAATGCAGCACAGAGTGGCCATAGACTGATACAGTGTTAGTGAGTTGCTATGTGTATATAtaggagaaaaaaatcaaacaacaggagggaatgttgaaagattttattatgtttatgtttagaagTACATTTCATTTAAGGTTTTttagatgtgtttgctctttttactAGAGAAGTTACATTGTGCAAGCTCAACAGGAAGCCTGCACAACTGTGCAAGCTCAGCAGGAAGTCTGCACAGTTTTATGTTATCTCTTCCTGCATGTTTCTGAGACGCAAACAtgcttgagtataaataaaggctgacaactgctccaggGTGTGAGTCTCCTTCGAGCTCTCACCCGTGTGCACGTTAAATTGcaaacctgtctgagtgtcaaTTATTCTGACCTGAGTtgcattacaggaaaactcctcACACCGGGGTTGTTGatgggtttgtttggtttgcaaCGATGGGCGTAGCTGCGGGAagcttattgttttttgttgatgagtgagcataggggtgggatttaataagttttcttcgtcccactccttttcaggtaaattttgttttttgttttgtgcactttatgttcaatatatgtattttgttgtgcctgaaatgaaaaaaaaaatacataaataaaataaataaataatccctTAAAATATTCTGTAGTAGATCAAAAAAggtataaaaatgtataaattctATAAAGAAAATCGTAtaaagcaaaatgcaaaacagacCACCTTCATGAGTCAGTTGTATTCTTATTTggtgttttagctgtttggtgatTGTTGAAGAAAACCTTGAGttaacatatgaacattacctgatgctcctgaccaaagttacagaggttttatcaGAGAAGTAGCTAAGTGTTGTAAGTGTTTATCTTGTAGGACACTGCACTGGGGATTCAGCACTAGGGATACCAGTGTAGTCAGAGGCTGCTGACTACACTGGTATCCCCCCAAATCAAtaagaaatggaaacaaaaaacaatccattctttttttttgttgtgggGTTCCTAAAGGGTCAAACACAACTATAGTACACATCTTAAATCAGTTCAGTCTTGTTGctgtgaaactgatttacaaatGATCATGCACTCATGAAGACTTCTCCTTTTGAAATAatcttaatgttttttgtttgtatagagaaaaatatgaaatacacCACCTTCATGAGTCAGTTATAGTCTGAGGCATACAATCGCAGCCCCTACATTAGATGCACATGTTTAGCATCTTGTTAGTGAAAATATCTAAGCAGCTCATTGCAGCAACATAATGGATTTAGACAGGTAGACATTATATAGAGGACCTGGTAAAGTTCAAACATCAATGGAGAAAAAATGGGAATTAAAATGGGAAGAAATATGATTCTTCAATTCAGAGGGGCTCACCAAAGTGGGACAAAAGTAAAAGTCTCTATTTGTGATGCAATTATGGTCTGAATTTGGCAACATGAGCAAAACGAATGCATGCCAAAAATTCTGCATTGTATTCTGCtgctggtgtaatggtgtgggagatattttcttggcacactttggccGCTTTGTACCATCTGACCATTGATCAGACACCACACCCTGCCTGAGGATTGTTCCTGATCATATAACATAAATTTTTTGAAAGGGcaatttctgactgtcaaattGTACAAATACAATCCCCTTGATATAGTCGTGTTTGACCTTTTTTCATAATAATATGTGTAGTATATTAACTGTTCAGAGCAGAATTTCTTACATGACAAACTGTATCTGTAACAGATATGATGGCAGAGAAGTTAGATTTTTCATGTTCAAGGTGGATGTGAGTGTTAAAAACTGACTTCCAAGCTTATATAACCTTGAACAGTGGCACATAAACTCACAGACCAATTTGATTTAGTGCTAAACATtttaatgatgaagaaaaaACGTTTTTGCTAAAAGCTATCTTTCCATTACACATTTCATTTGCTCCTTTTAAAAGAGGCAATCCAACTCTATTTTATACCACTTGTCACTTCATTCCTTATGCAGCGTTACAGCAAAACTAAAAAagtaaagatgaaaaaacagaaattttaagtgATATATGAGATTATTTGCTTCGTTTTCAGATGACTGTGCCTCATGTCAGCCCAGGAATCATCAGATTctcttaaccctttattgaccggcccttcaaatttacctgtaaaatgggcccgccggtgggcccatggtcaataaagggttaatgcAGACAGATGGGAATTGGTCCTGACAGTTCTGATCATTCATACACTTGTCTTCTGCaaacactaaaaatcatcatgcACTGAAATCATGATCACATGGACACCAATATATCTAACCAGAGgcacagctggactggccatcaggCATACTGGGCATTTGGctggtgggccgatggtgagttttcgtttttatgggccgatgtttgtttgttgtttttcgtAACtgtataaacaataaaaggtggtggattggccagttggtcatgatcgactctgggctggacaaATCACAGCCGAGTAGGTCGGATGCACCCTCCCCCTCGCTTTGGCCATGGCTCTGAAAgcaatattacagtttttctggaTTGGTTTGGCTCATTTCCTGAAACCGAGATGACATTCTCAAAATAACATGGACAAATCTCCAAACCACCTTGCAATTGTTCACAACGGAATGTCATTTTTCATTGGTTTAATCAAATTGCAAATGCTTTAGTACATGTCTCAAGTGACTCTGTGCATCTTTTCAAATGATTATGTACAAGTAGCTACAGTTAGCACAATGAGCCCACATTTAGCACATTTTCCAAATAAATAGATCTTGCCGATCTAAACTGATTAGTTGATTTTTCAGTGAAATGGTCACTCACTCCAAAACATATCAGCATGGTTTCATTGTGTAAGTCATCATATGCACAATTGTCTGTTCAACTGTCAAAATTAGTCAAAGATATAATACCATGAAAGAATATCTTTGAACATTTGATAAAGTTATGACAGTACTTGACAATCAATCAGGTGAAATTAGAACTAACGAAGGAGCAGTTTCCCACATCTCAGATGACCAATCAAACAGGTTGTTCAGATACCTGACAGGTGTTGTCTATGATCATGACTGCTGCCAAAAGTATATAGACAGAGCTTGGCCCGGGGCCAGTTCCATTTGCAGTGTGAACATGGAAGCACCTCGCCAAGTACAACAGCAACTTCCTGctcgaggaagaggaggaagaagaagaggaagaggaggagtgagAATGCGTGGAGGAATAGGGGGAAGAGGCCGAGGAGCACGGAGGCACCATGATGTCCCAGATGAAATCCGGGCCACCCTTATTGACCACGTCATAAACCATCGCCTCACAATGGCAGAGGCAGGTCGCCGAGTGCAGCCTAATGTGCCTCGGTCTACAGTCTCCTCCATCATCCAAACCTTTCGCAGGGAAAGCAGGTACAGAACTATGCTATTGAACTATtcagtgttggtgtgtgtgtaggcCTAGAGTACTGTAATATCGTCATGTGATGTTATATGATActataaaaatgacaaagacaaaaaaatggagaaaatacTGTGAACAGTATTCCAGTCACTGTGCAGTGCATCACACTTCTAGTACCATAGTCTTACAATTACAGCAGTACAATTACATTGGTAACTCATTTTGTAACAAATTTACAGTGTTGACCTTTGACTTGTATGTCTAGGATTGGACGACAGCCTCAAGTGGGTGGCAGCAGAAAACTTCTAAATGAACAACAAGAACGAGAAATATGCGACATGGTCATTGCAAATAATGCCATCACACTGAGACAGATTCGTAATGCATCTTACCTGCTAGACAATGTAATGTTCCAAAATATAAACTCTATCAGCATCTCCACAATAGACCGGGTATTGCAGACACAGCAGATGACCATGAAACAGATTTACAGGGTACCATTTGAGAGAAACTCTGACAGAGTGAAAGGGCTGCGGTACCAGTATGTGCATGTAAGTCAACTACTGGTTGTCTATCATTGTAACACTATTAGAGTAAGACATGGTTaccactgtttttttgttttgcgttATCCTTTTCACCTTCagaatccagctttgtgtgactAGAGCATTTTGCCTAGAAATTGTCTTCAGTTTTCCACTCCCTGTTTGTACAGTACTTTAGATCCTCCCTGCAGTATCTGTCTCTACTTGACTGATTAgatttatttctattctattgtAGAGAATAATGGCATTAGAAGGCAACGAAACCCTAGTGTTCGTTGATGAAGCTGGCTTCAACCTGGCCAAAGGTCGAAGGCGTGGCCGTAACATCATTGGCCACCGAGCCACTGTGGATGTCCCAGGCCAGCGAGGAGCAAATATAACAATGTGTGCCGCTATATCAGAAAGAGGTGTGGCCACACACATTCCCAGTTTAGGGCCCTACAATACACAAAAGCTCCTCAATTTTTTGGACCACCTTTATACTGATCTGATCCCAGAAAATGAGAGAGGTGTAGAAGGACCTCAGCTACCACATTATGTCATTGTGTGGGATAATGTGAACTTCCACCGCGGCCCACGCATCAGAACCTGGTTCACCACCCATCCCCGGATGCTAATGGAGTTTCTTCCACCTTACTCTCCTTTCCTGAATCCAATTGAGGAGTTTTTTTCAGCTTGGAGGTGGAGGGTGTATGAGCATCAGGCTCAAGACCAGAGGGCCCTGCTGCATGCAATGGATGCTGCATGTGAGGACATCACAGGGGATCAATGTAGGGGATGGTTGAGACATTCACGCCGTTTCTTCCCTCGCTGCATCGCACGAGAAAATATCCGTTGCGATGTGGATGAGAATTTATGGCCTGACAGAGAGCAGCGCGTCGATGGCCAGGAGGATGAGGATGGTGGCCAGGAAAGAGAGGGTGACAATGGCGACCACTGAAAATATTACTGTACTGTAGTTctgaaactttatttacagtatggTAGGCtagaggttttttgttttttgtttgtgtttataactgtttacatttacagaATCCTgtatatgttttcttttcacagtATGTTCTCTAATGTTAACATTTCTTTGTACGAATACAAATGTTTACAGTTTCCTTGAGTATGAGTGGTTTATTGGAGGCTGATTTTACTGTAAAATCTTTTGGTTTTATTCATAGTGGTATTCTGTTGCTAGACCTGTGCCTCAGTGACAAAACGTCTAAGCATTTTGACttgcagtgcttaaacaatgccAAAGGTATGATGCATTTTGGGGGCATTGACTATTTATATGGGAAGGATATTTAGTTTTGACACATGGATAAACTCTTTTGGGAGAGATATGAGCTTTTGCAGGGGATCCATGGTGTTGTGCTAAACCATCCAGGTTATTCTGACAAAAGCACtaaatgaatgcacatgtgcCAAGGCAATTGAGAAGGATCTGT
Proteins encoded:
- the LOC134617199 gene encoding uncharacterized protein LOC134617199; its protein translation is MEAPRQVQQQLPARGRGGRRRGRGGVRMRGGIGGRGRGARRHHDVPDEIRATLIDHVINHRLTMAEAGRRVQPNVPRSTVSSIIQTFRRESRIGRQPQVGGSRKLLNEQQEREICDMVIANNAITLRQIRNASYLLDNVMFQNINSISISTIDRVLQTQQMTMKQIYRVPFERNSDRVKGLRYQYVHRIMALEGNETLVFVDEAGFNLAKGRRRGRNIIGHRATVDVPGQRGANITMCAAISERGVATHIPSLGPYNTQKLLNFLDHLYTDLIPENERGVEGPQLPHYVIVWDNVNFHRGPRIRTWFTTHPRMLMEFLPPYSPFLNPIEEFFSAWRWRVYEHQAQDQRALLHAMDAACEDITGDQCRGWLRHSRRFFPRCIARENIRCDVDENLWPDREQRVDGQEDEDGGQEREGDNGDH